In the Anaerostipes caccae L1-92 genome, TGCTGCGCAAACGCTACATTCTCATAGATACTCCGGTCTCTAAGCAGTCGGAAATCCTGGAAAACAACGCCTATTTGTCTCCTGAGATACGGAATCTGCCTCCGCTTCATCTTCTGGTAGTGATAGCCGTTGACAACGATATCCCCGGATGTCGCTTCCAGTTCCTTTAACAGCAGCTTGATCAGTGTTGTCTTGCCGGACCCGCTCTTACCCACTATGAAGGCAAATTCCCCCTTATCTACCTCCAGTGACACGTTGTCCAGCCCTATGCTGCCTTTTTGGTACTCTTTCGTCACATTCTGCAGTGTAATCATAGAAATGACTCCCCTCTCACACGTTTATCCAAGTGTATTCATATGCTTCATATACTGTACGACCATCAGAGCAATTTTAAAAGCAATGGCATCCTCAAAATTCCTCAGGTCCAGGTTCGTGCTCTTCTGTATTTTATCCAGGCGGTATACAAGAGTATTTCTATGTATATATAACTGTCTGGACGTCTCGAAGACATTCAGATTATTCTCAAAAAACTTGTAGATCGTCGCCAATGTCTCATCGTCGATCTCCTCCGGAGAATAATCCCCAAACACCTCTTTGATAAACATTTTGCAAAGCGGCAGAGGCAGCTGATAGATCAGTCTTCCGATACCCAGCTGGTCATAGGCTACCACTTCTTTGTTTTCATAGAAAATCTTATCTACCTCAAGAGCAATCTGTGCCTCCTTGTAAGACCGGGACACATCCTTGATCCCTTTGGCTATGGTCCCCACGGCAATTCTCGCGTCATTGATCCCGACATTTTTCAGGTTTTTCAGAAGCTTCTCAGCCGTCTTGACAAACTGCTTTGACTGGGCCTTTACGCAGACTTCCTTCACCAATACGATACTTTTTTCATCGACGGCGGCAATAAAGTCATCATCCGTAGTATCCTCCAGCTGCTTTACTGTTTCCACCAGATTTTGATCTTTGCCATAGGTAGCTTCGATCAGATAGGCGACCCGTGTGGCCTCGATGTCAATATTCAGCTTCTTGGCCCGGTTATAGATATCCACCAGAAGCAGATTGTCGAGAAGAAGATTTTTTATAAAATTATCCTTGTCAAACCTTTCTTTGTAGGCGACAAGCAGACTTTCAATCTGAAACACCGCCATCTTTGCCACCATATACATGCTCTCACTCTCTCCGTCAGCTAAAAGCACATACTCCAGACGTTTGTCGTCAAAAATTTTAAAATACTGCTTGCCGCCAACAACCTGGCTCTCTGCTACGGAATTGATGAAGCCCTTCAGTGTATCTTCATCCTCTGCCTCCGTCTCCTTCGTTTTTGCCAGGATCTTTCCGTTTAAATCTATCACATACAGATCCACGTTGGAAATACTGTGTATTCCATCTAATGTCTCCTGCAGGATTTGATTTGAAATCATATTTACACGCCCTTTCTTATTTCCGACCTTTTCTAATACTATATAGCAAAATATACAAAAAAAAAAGAGAAAGATAGTAACTTTTTTATTTTATTGTGTATAATCCACAAACCCCTCCCCTATTGTCTCTCTTGTGTCAGATATAATCACAAAGGCTTTCGGGTCTGTTTCCATGACGATCTTCTTTAGCACAGGCACTTCCTTCTTTGATACGATGCACATCAGAGTTTCTTTGCTCTGTCCGGTATAAGCTCCCACAGAAGAAAGCTTGGTCGCTCCCCGGCCCATGCGAAACAAAATCTGTTCCGATATCTGTTCCTGATGCCGGCTGATCACAAACACCAGCTTGGAAACCTGAAAGCCTTCGACCACACTGTCTGTGATCTTCGTAATCCCATATATGACAAGAAGCGCAAAACTTGTTTTCTCAACACCGAAAATAAAAGCGCCGAACAGGACGATCGTGCCGTCCAGCATCCCAAGAAGCATAGGAATGCTTACATGCGGAAAGACAACATGCAGTAAGAACGCCATCAGATCCGTCCCCCCCGTGGATGTCCTTTCCTTCATCACCAGCCCAAGCCCGATTCCCATCAGGATGGCCCCCAGAATCAGATTGACATAAAAATCTTTCGGGAAAAATGAGAATCTAGGCAGAACACCTAAAAAGACGGTCAGCATAATATCGCTGCATATAGTTCTGAGCATAAATTTTTTTGTCTTATAGCGGAATGCAAGTATAAAAAGAGGAACATTCAGCGTGACGTTCGTCATCCACAGAGGGATGCTCCACAGCTTGTCAAAGATGATCCCAAGTCCGCCGAAACCGCCTGTGACGATTCCGAACGGCTGGAATACTGTATTGGTAGCTGCTGCCATGCAAAATGTTCCGATTATAATACTGAATGCTTCTTTTCGTTTCACCGGACGCCTCCTAACATAAACATCATCGTTTATGTTAGTATGGCCTCTTTTAAACCCTTTATTCTGTCCTGCTAAATATCATCGTTGGTTCCGAGGATGATGCAGATCTGCGCACCGCTGTCCACGCTTCCGACTTCAATCGTTGGATTTTTAAAATACTTCTTCAGGTCTTCGCCCATACCCTTTTTCGCAACGATAATCTTTGTGTCTGTCAGTGTTCCCTGCCGGTTCGTCTTAATGCTTCCAACCGTGAATCCGTCTCCCGAAAGCTTGTCTTTCCAGCTTCCCGCAAGGCCGCTGATCCTCGTGGAATTCTGAATCTCAATAGAGATTCCCTTGGAAGACACTTCTGTCTCTTTTTTCTTTTCCGTTGTTGTTTTTTCCTTCTTTGTAGATTTCTCTGAGCCGGATGATTCCGGAACTTTCCCGTTTTCTGAGAGGAGTTCATCAAACATCTCTTTCGTCTTCTTTGTATCCAGCTTAAAGTTTTCCCCTTCGTCGGAGCCGGACAGGATCTGATAGGTAACGTCCTTAGCGCTGACCTCATGCATCCTGCTCAGATTGTCTTTGATGCTGTCGTATGACACATTGCTCTTTGCATAACTGCCATAATAATCTTTCGCAAACTTTTTATAGTCGTTTAATGACTTCTTGTTGATGCTCTGGGCTATCTTAACAGTCAGTTCCCCAACCAGCGCGATGTGCTCATTCTCGTCGCTGAACTGGCTGCTGTCCAGGATCATTCCCAGTGCCTGATTTCCGTTGATTGTGTTATTCCCCGCAGGAATATGAACCAGCATCTTGTTCTGGTCTTTGTATGCCACTTCATTTTCGAGATCCAGTTCTACTTCTCCGGCATTGTTCACTGCCTTTGTGAAATTCTTCTGTGACAAGCTCTCATAGCTGCCGATGGTAATTCCCAGAGTCTTCTCTACCTGCGCCTTGATGACTTTGATATCCTTGGCCTTTGCTGCCAGCTGCTCAACGGTGGCCGTCTTCGTGTCTCCGCCCATGGCTTTGACTCCGTCGTTGTCCAGAGTCAGTATGGTGTCCTTTCTGATCGGTACGAAAACCATCTGTTTATCCTTGTTATGATAGATGCGGATCGATAAGGCATCTTTTACTCTCACCAGGGATACATCTACTCTTTCCTGGCTCTCTGCCTTTAACGCCTCCGCTATCTTATCTTTTTTGTCCTTTTTAAATCTATTCAGAAAAAATGCTTTACTTCCTGCAAAAGAACCGATTCCTACCGCCGCTGACAGTACAATGACTACCAATATCCGCAGGATGATCGCCCCGGCTCCTGCTTTTCTCCTTGCTCTTCTGGCCATTTCCCATGCTCCTTCCCTTGAAACTCCGTTCAGTATACCAAATAAATCGATTTATTTCAACAAAACTATATGCTATACTCTCCTTAAAGTTTTCTTAAATCCAGGAGGAGAAGCTATGAATACAGTACTCATCACAGGCAGTTCCAGAGGCATCGGCAGAGAAACGGCTCTGGTCTTTGCCCAAAACGGCTGGAATGTGGCCATCCACGGTTACCGTCATCCCGAACGCCTCGCATCTCTTGAACAAGAGATCAAAAGGCTGGGTGTCCAATGTCTTTCTTTTACAGGCGATATCTGTGATTCCTATTTTGTGGAACAGATGATAGCAGGAACTATCTCCTGTTTCGGAGGGCTGGACTGCCTTGTGAATAATGCAGGTATTTCCAGGGTGGGTCTGTTTACTGATACCTCTGAAAAAGACTGGCAGGAAATGTTCCACACCAATGTGATGCCGCTGTTTGCCTCCTGCAAAAGTGTCCTTCCTCATATGATCCGCCGGCAGTCCGGTACGATCCTCAACATATCTTCCGTATGGGGCGGCGCAGGCGCCTCCTGTGAGGTGCTGTACTCTGCCGCCAAAGGCGCTGTCAATACGTTTACGAAAGCCCTGGCAAAAGAGGTTGCCCCCAGCAATATCTCCGTGAACGCAGTAGCGTTCGGCATGATTGACACAGAAATGAACTCCGGATTCACCGAAGAAGAAAAAGACATGATCCGGCAGGAGATACCGGCAGACCGGATTGCCGGTCCCAGGGAAGCCGCAGAGATGATCTATCACACCTGCACAGCTCCCCGGTATCTGACGGGAGAGATCATCACCTTCTCCGGAGGCTGGTAAATCAGGACTTTCTCATAGAAAGCTGTATTCTCTTTTTCTCCAGATCCACACTCAGCACGGTCACGTCCACCACATCGCCCACACTGACCACTTCCAGAGGATGTTTTACAAAACGGTCGGCCATCTGGGAGATGTGCACCAGCCCATCCTGATGGACTCCGATGTCCACAAAGGCTCCGAAGTCGATGACATTTCTCACGGTGCCTTTCAGCTTCATGCCTTCCTTCAGGTCTTCCATCTCCATGACGTCCGTCCTTAAAATCGGTTTCGGCATATCCTCTCTCGGATCACGCCCCGGCTTCTCCAGTTCCTTCACAATGTCCCGGAGTGTGATCTCTCCCACACCCAGTTCCTCGGACAGTCTTTGATAGTCTGTAATCTTCTTTCCTATATCCTGAAATCCCTGACTGGAAAGTTCTTTCACGGAGTAGCCAAGACTCTGCAGAAGCTGATCTGTCTCTTTATAAGTCTCAGGATGCACTCCGGTGGCATCCAGCGGATTCTTTCCGCCGGAGATTCTTAAAAATCCCGCGCACTGTTCATAGGCTTTGGGCCCCAGCTTGGCAACTTTTAAGAGTTCTCTCCTGTTCAGGAATTTCCCGTTTTCTTCCCGATAAGAGACAATGTTTTTTGCCACTGCTTTAGATACACCGGACACATATTCAAGCAGAGAAGCTGACGCTGTGTTTAAATCTACACCCACTTTATTTACTGTCGCCTCTACGACACCTGTCAGAGCCCCGGAAAGCTGTTTCTGGTTCATGTCATGCTGGTATTGTCCCACACCGATCGCTTTCGGCTCGATCTTTACCAGTTCCGAGAGCGGGTCCTGAACTCTTCTCGCAATCGAGGCTGCGCTTCTCTGGCCCACATCGAAATTCGGAAATTCCTCTGTCGCCAGTTTGCTCGCAGAATAGACTGAAGCCCCGGCTTCATTGGTGATCACATACTGTACCGGTTCTTTTA is a window encoding:
- a CDS encoding LCP family protein, translated to MARRARRKAGAGAIILRILVVIVLSAAVGIGSFAGSKAFFLNRFKKDKKDKIAEALKAESQERVDVSLVRVKDALSIRIYHNKDKQMVFVPIRKDTILTLDNDGVKAMGGDTKTATVEQLAAKAKDIKVIKAQVEKTLGITIGSYESLSQKNFTKAVNNAGEVELDLENEVAYKDQNKMLVHIPAGNNTINGNQALGMILDSSQFSDENEHIALVGELTVKIAQSINKKSLNDYKKFAKDYYGSYAKSNVSYDSIKDNLSRMHEVSAKDVTYQILSGSDEGENFKLDTKKTKEMFDELLSENGKVPESSGSEKSTKKEKTTTEKKKETEVSSKGISIEIQNSTRISGLAGSWKDKLSGDGFTVGSIKTNRQGTLTDTKIIVAKKGMGEDLKKYFKNPTIEVGSVDSGAQICIILGTNDDI
- a CDS encoding YitT family protein — encoded protein: MKRKEAFSIIIGTFCMAAATNTVFQPFGIVTGGFGGLGIIFDKLWSIPLWMTNVTLNVPLFILAFRYKTKKFMLRTICSDIMLTVFLGVLPRFSFFPKDFYVNLILGAILMGIGLGLVMKERTSTGGTDLMAFLLHVVFPHVSIPMLLGMLDGTIVLFGAFIFGVEKTSFALLVIYGITKITDSVVEGFQVSKLVFVISRHQEQISEQILFRMGRGATKLSSVGAYTGQSKETLMCIVSKKEVPVLKKIVMETDPKAFVIISDTRETIGEGFVDYTQ
- the ymfI gene encoding elongation factor P 5-aminopentanone reductase, giving the protein MNTVLITGSSRGIGRETALVFAQNGWNVAIHGYRHPERLASLEQEIKRLGVQCLSFTGDICDSYFVEQMIAGTISCFGGLDCLVNNAGISRVGLFTDTSEKDWQEMFHTNVMPLFASCKSVLPHMIRRQSGTILNISSVWGGAGASCEVLYSAAKGAVNTFTKALAKEVAPSNISVNAVAFGMIDTEMNSGFTEEEKDMIRQEIPADRIAGPREAAEMIYHTCTAPRYLTGEIITFSGGW
- a CDS encoding PucR family transcriptional regulator; translated protein: MISNQILQETLDGIHSISNVDLYVIDLNGKILAKTKETEAEDEDTLKGFINSVAESQVVGGKQYFKIFDDKRLEYVLLADGESESMYMVAKMAVFQIESLLVAYKERFDKDNFIKNLLLDNLLLVDIYNRAKKLNIDIEATRVAYLIEATYGKDQNLVETVKQLEDTTDDDFIAAVDEKSIVLVKEVCVKAQSKQFVKTAEKLLKNLKNVGINDARIAVGTIAKGIKDVSRSYKEAQIALEVDKIFYENKEVVAYDQLGIGRLIYQLPLPLCKMFIKEVFGDYSPEEIDDETLATIYKFFENNLNVFETSRQLYIHRNTLVYRLDKIQKSTNLDLRNFEDAIAFKIALMVVQYMKHMNTLG